The nucleotide window AGAGTAGCATCACGGTATAGATATACTTTTTCATTGTTCTTGCTTTAAAAGGTTATTAAAATTTCAAGTGCATATCACTGATTACACGGGCATTGATTAAGTCCGAATTTTCCACCTGAAGCGTTTGGTGTCGTCCGCCGTTTTTCTCGAAAATCTCAATCAATAAAACCTTATCATCGGCAATCGTGAATTTGTCTAAGAGAAAAACATTTTGCTCGGTAGATTTCCCGTTAATACCGTCCTCTAATGGCTTGTAGGTTCTTAGCGGTGTCAATGCCCGTTCCTGTACTACGGTACGCTTAGCGACCTTTTTATCCACGACTTTGAAATTGATAAAGTCTATATCAAACGGTACATTGCTTTTGTTCCTTAATTCCGTATGGAAATAATATTTACCATTATGGATATAGATGCCTTTCAGGATAAACTGAATGCCGAAGCTCTTAGCCCCGATATGCTTAACGATACGCTTGTCTTTTTTGTAAATCGTTTCCAAAAGCAGACCAGCCAAAGACGGAGAATTGTTTCCGAGTTCCTCGAAAAGCACATCATTACCGTTGGCTTTATCTACTGCCTTTTGCATCGTCAGCAGGTCATAGCTCAACGCATCGGGATAGGAACTATAATACACATCAAAAGAGTAATAACGCCCGTCATTGGTAATGACCGAAAAATTGGTTTCGGTTTCAAAACTCCTTACGGCAGCTTTTACACGCAATACATTTTCCGCATCTTCCGCCTTTCCTGCAATCAGGTATTCACTTCCCAAATCCACGTACCGAATGGCGGTCGGGAAAATCAAATGCGAAGTTTTATCGTAGGTTACTTCCATTTTGTAAGGCTCAATCTTGCCCAAAGCAAGCGGAGTTTTGATATTTACACTATCCTGTGCAAAAGATTGTACGGCAAAGCCGATAGTCAGGGCAACCGCCCAAAAGGTTTTAAAAAGATTTTTCATTTGTCTAAATATTTGAGTTATACAATTATTGTTTTGATACAAGGAATACTTGGTGTCCTGCCTTTAGCGTGACTTTTGGTGTGCGTACTTTCTTGGCGAAATAGCCCGAAATTCCTTGTACCACGCCACGACTTAAATCGGCAGCGACTTGTTGTCCTGCATTTTGTGTCAGCATTACACTCGTTCCACCTGTCTGGCTCATATTGCCAGCCATTTCTGTAAGTGCATTCATTTCGGGGGAATACGGAACGTACAAACCCTGCTGACCATCCAAATCGTAAATGGTTATATCTACGGGAATGATATTGCCCTCCAATTCGATAGAGGTTATTTTGAGTTGCAAACGCCCTCCCTGAAATTTCGCATTAGCTGTTACAATCGTTCCCTGTGGGATTGTACGGATTGGCGTTTTTGCAGGTTCTAACAGCCGTAACCTTACGCCTGTTTCGCCAACTACCGTTTGTGCATCGTGTACGCAGGCTCTAATACTGTTTTTAGGTTGTACAATTTGCTCTTTAGCACCAGCAGTATAAAATCCCCGATTTCGGGTTTCGCTCCAATCGGCTAAAAAGGCACTGTCCGTAGGTTCACGGTACAAGGCTGATACGGTGTTCTTCCTTGCCGGAGTGAACGCCACAAAATGCTCCTTTTGATTTGTCCCCGTTGTTCCTGTTGCCGTACCGTTTGCAGGTGCATTTTCTGCGGAGCTTGCAGGCGTATTAGCAGGAAGATATTTCGCTGCCATTTGATACGATTTTTCCATTAATGCAAGCTGGTCATCTACGGTTGTTGGTTTCGGTACATTTTGCTCCGCTAATTGCTCTTTGAGTTCGTCCAACTGTCTGCGGAGTTCCATTGTTTCCGAATTGTCGTCCTGATAGAAAGACCCCAATGTACTTTGCATATTGCGGTAGCTGTTCAATGCAGGATTGCCCCCGTTTCTCCCTGAACTTCGACCGCCATTACCATAGCCGTAGCTTTCTTCCTCTTGGGCAAATTCGTCTATCGGTTCTTCCTTATCGTCCGTATTCCAATAGTCCGAAAGCGTAGCCAAAGCATTGCGTTTCTCTTGCTCTTTTTGTTCGAGCATTTCAAGCTCGTAAGCCTTGCCCTTATTGTCGGGCATTCCAGCTCCCGTAGCTTGCGGAACGGCATCGTTCAGACCAATGTTTTCGATTTCCTTTTTGTCTTTTGACGGTTTAAAAATCAAATACATACAGCCAACAAATACGATTGCCATTAAACCAAAAATCAATGGCTTTTTCAGTTTTTCCTTGTTGTTCTTTTTATCTTCAGGAAGATTTGAAGTACCAACTTGGTCGCCCTCCTCAACGAGAATGCTGACCCTTTTTTCATTTTCTTTCATAAATCTGATTTTTTAAAATTGTTTTTAATGTGTCCTGCAATCTTGCAGGGTTTTCGTTCTGTTTCAGGACAGGGTTTTCGATATGGTCGATGTGCATATCGTTTTTTGACTGACTTGTATCGTACCACACTTTTGCAACAACTCCTACGGTCATTAGCAGGTAGCCCACAAAAAGGTATAGCGTATATTGGTGCTGTTTGCGAACGGGCATTGCCCTCCAATTTTCGTCCAGCCTGTCAAAAAACCTGTCGATATTTTCCCTTAATTTTTTCATACTCTTATTATTTAGGGTTACTACATTTTAAACCCTCTTTTTCGGGGAGAAAACTGTTGTTTAGGTGTATCAAGGACTTTGGAAAGGGCTTCCTTTGCGGTCGGAACCGACCCCGTTGTAAGGTTGGTCAGTTCCGATTTTTTCATTGAATGCCCGTAACGGTCTTTCCTTTCAATTTCCAAACTCTGTACATCGAATTTGCCGTCTTCATACCGTACACGCATATAGCAATCAGTATAGGGTTTGTCATCTCCGTTCCATTCGAGATATGTTTTTAGCGAAATGCTATCAGCATACAGCGGTTTGTCCGTACCGTTCTTACAAGCCTCCAAAAACCTGTTGATACTTTCTTTGACTTTGCCCGGATAATCAGCTTCCGTATGGAAATATCCGTCATAACCTTTGTCAGTCAATGTTTTTGCGAATGTGTCTAAATCAAGTAGCTTATCCATATCCGTAAATTTTAGCGTTCAATGACTTCGATATCCCGATTTTCAACCACCGCAAACTTTTCGATATTAAATCCCTGTGGGTTATTATCCGACCTTACGGAGTTTACGAGATAGCAGGAGGTAATCAGGTTACGGCGTGTTACGTTACTCGACCGTATGATAAATTGCTTCGCATACGTCCGCACCGAATAGGGATAGTTGTCGAAGTTGCACACGACACTATCGACCTCAATGCGTTGCTGAACATTCCCCGATATGATACGGGAGTAATAACCTTTCTCCGATAAGTCTTTGTAATAGTCAAAGGCTGATTTGTCGGCAAGGTTGAATGCCCTTGCCATATTGCTCTCGATAGCATTCTTATCCGGTGCAAGCGTAAAAAACAGTTCGTGAAATCTCCGAACGTGTTCCCTTGCTTCCACAGGTCTGTTAATGCTTGCATCTTGTGATAAGGCAAGCATCAAAGATTTGCCGTTGTCCAGCACATAGATTTTTTGGCGTTGCTCGTTGGCGAAGCTGTACGATTTCCACACGGCAAATCCTACCACGCCAATACAGAGAACGGCAAACACTATCGCATACAGACGTATCTGACGGAAGCTGTTTTCAATATTTCTAAGCGTTTTAAATTCCATTGTTAAATGATTATTCGTTTTACATTATTTTTTAAGCAATTGCCCTCCGATATTTCCGGCAGCAGAACCAGCTCCGGCACTTGCGACATTTCCGGCTTTCATAGCAGCTTGGTTTACATTTCGGGTAAAGTTTCCAGCACCACCAGCCTGAATTACCCAGCCTGTTACGGTCGGTACAGTGAAGTACCCCACGATGCCGATAATCATAAAGATGATGTACACGGTATTACCCGTATCGGGTATGTAGGTCGGGTCAGCCAACATCTGTATATCCTTTTCGATAATCAGGGATTGGATTTTAGCAAGCATTGAGCTGAACAGGTCGGCGACGGGCAACCACAGGTAAACGCTCACATACCTTGTGAGCCACTGCGTGAGCGTACTCTGAAAGCCGTCCCACACGGAAATAGCAAAGGCTATTGGTCCGAGTATGGACAGGACTATCAGGAAGAATGTTCGTATCGTATCGACGACCAATGCAGCAGCCTGAAACAGCACTTCGAGCAGGTTGCGAAACCAATTCTTAATGGCTTGTTCGGTTTGGTAGGCAAACCTGTCCATATACATACCTGACATAGTAATCAGGTCGCCCGGCGACCAGCCCAATTCTTCGAGCTTTGCGTCGAACTCCTCATTATCTACGAGATATGCCGTTTCAGGATTGCGGAGCATCGCTTCCCGTTCGAGCAGGTCTTTTTTCTGTTGCAACTCGTTCAGGTCAAGCACCTGATTTTCGAGAATATCGTGTGTACCCTGTACCACCGGACTTAGTACCGCATTGATTGTTCCCAACACGATTGTCGGAAAGAACATAATACAGATACCCAAAGCGAACGGACGGAGCAAAGGGTACATATCTATGGGTTCGGCTCTACTCAATGCCTGCCATACTTTTATGGCGACATAGAACAAAGCACCCAAGCCGGCTACGCCCTTAGCCACTGCCGCCATATCGGCGGACAGTGGGAGCATCTCATCATACAATGAGCGTAGGACTTCGTGCAGATTTTGAAATTCCATAACTACCAATATTTTTGGTTAGGAGTTCCGTACAAGTCAAGCACTCGTTTGGTATTATTCTGTTTCTTTGCTCTCAGGATACTGACAGAGATATTCTTATTCGTGTAGTATCTGACAAGGCTGTGGTATTCTTTGACCTCCTTATACACACGGTCGATAATGTCCATTCGCTCCTTGTCATTTAGTGACAAGCCTGTGGAGGTTACAATCTGTTTCAGTTCCTTTAGCAACTCGGTACTTTCATTCAGCAAAGCCGAGTAACCATTTGAGATTGCGGTCAGTTCCTGTGCGGAGAAATTCGGGTCGTTCATCATTTTGCCGAAGTTTTGCACATACATTTCCGATACATCGCCCACCAGCAAAACAGTCTGTTGCACCTTACGGGCATCTTTCACAAGGTTGTTTACGGCTTTGAGCTTGTCGTAATATTCCTTACCTTGTTCGTACACTTTCTTGACCTCGTTAAAGTTCTTGACTACGTTACTCACGGTCGAAGAAGTCTGTACGATTTCGTTCGCCGAGTTGAGAATACCTGATGCTAAATTTGCAGGGTCAGTTACCACAAATTGAGCTTTCGCACTTGGGGCAACGGCAAGCATTAATGCCGTGATTGCCATTAAAAACATCTTTTTCATTGTCTTAAAATTTTTGATTGTTAATTACTATTGATTTGCATTGTCACGCCTTTGCATAGCGATATGCTTAATGGCGAGTTCTACGTTACCGTCCAATTCGGAAGCGAGTTGCATCACTTCCATTTTTTCGGTTTCCTCCGTCGTGTAAGCGTAGGATAAGAACCCGGCGCCTTGCCATATTGACTATGGTAGGTTTCCAAGAACTCTCCCCCGAACCGTACGTACCTGTCTCCAGGTATACGGCTCTCCATCAATTTATTCAGTCTAACTTGCCTGCGTGTATCTTATCGTGGCATTTTGAGCATAATGCCAAGGTTTTTCTTCTCCTTGCACTCATTCGTTTTTCCCAGTCTTGCTTACCTTTCAGGTCTTTCAATTTGCGTATATGGTGCATTTCCAATTTCTCGTTGGCACCGCATAATTCGCATTTCTGGTTTTGCAACCTTGTTATAAGGCTGTTTCTTCCTCCTGTAATGGTAACTGTGACAGGTAAACTATCCACGTAAGCACCACGGGCAGCTTTTTGGCGTTTGAAACCCTCTTTGTAAAAGCGTCTGTACATTATATCTCCTTTCCTGTTTTTGTAGGGAATGGAAAATACTCCGTTGATACATCTTTTAGTCTTTTCCTGACTGATTGAAGTTTGGTATTTCAGTGCATACGTTTTGTACATACTGTACTCCAAGATGTAAGAAAATGACTGGACAAACGAGCTGTTGTTGGCAATTGAGTAATAATTGTAAAAGCCCCGTATTTCAGCGTTGTACTGACTGATGATTTCTAAGTCATCCAAGTCTTTCATGTAATAGCGTGAGCGTGGTTTCCAAACTTCTGTGCCTTTTTTATTTACCAGTTTCATGGCATTATAGCTCAGTAGCTTTTTCTTCATCACGTCTACTGTGACACGGAGTACAATCTTATCTCCGAAACATCTTACGGTTCTACCGTGCTTATCTCTCTTGGATTCATCGGAGTTTCGCACGGAGACATCAAAGCCTAAGAATTTGGCTGGTTTCTTAGCATTAGTCACCAAGGTTTTTTCATCAGACAGTTCAAGTTTCAGTTTTTCATCAAGGTAAACCTTGATGTCTTCCTTTATCTTTTTGCAGTCTTCTTTGCTACCTATGACCCCGATAAGAAAATCGTCCGCATACCTAACGTATTTTAACTTTCTGAAACTGCCATCCATCTTGTCATAAGCTGGATATTTGTTTCTTTCCTGTCTCAACTCTTTGATGTCCTTAATCATCTGCTCTCTGACAGTTTCGTCTGTCTCACATTTGAGTTTCTTGGCCAAGCGGTATCGTCTCTGTTCGTGTAGCCTGTACTGGCGTGTTGCCGTAGTTCTTTTACCCTTATCGAAGTCCTTGATATAATCCTTGACATATTTATCGAGTTTATCAAGGTAAATGTTGGCAAGGATGGGGCTTACAATCCCACCTTGCGGTGTGCCACTGTATGTTTTGTGGTACACCCAATCTTCAATATACCCTGCATTGAGGAACTTTCGTATCAACCGAATGAACCTGTCGTCAGCGATACGCTCCTTTAGGATACCAATCAATATTTCGTGATTGATATTGTCGAAGAAGCCTTTTATATCGCCCTCGATGAACCACCGTACAGCAGTGAATGACTGTTGGACGCTTAATAGGGCTGTGTGACAGCTTCTATTGGGTCGGAACCCATGTGAAGTATGCTCAAAGCTACCCTCATAAATTGCTTCCAATATCATTCTGATAACCTCCTGCACTAATTTGTCATCAAAAGATGGTATACCAAGCGGACGTTTCTTCCCGTTCTTTTTCGGAATGTATGTCCTCTTGGATGGGTTTGGCTGATAGGTCTCGTTTCGCAACGATGCAATCAGCCTTTCAATGCGGGATATACTCATTCCGTCGATGGTCTTTCCATCAACTCCTGCCGTCATATTGCCTACTTTACTGTAGATTTTCTGATAGGCGATAAAGTACATCTCTTCATTGAACAGAACCTTGTATAGCCTTTCGAACTTATAGTCCGTGTTTCCGCTGTGCCTTATTAGACTGTTCAATACTTTTTCTGGATTTCTCATTATGTCTCTCACATTTTCCGTTAATCGTATTAAACTAAATTGACTGTCTCCCTTCGCCATGTACAGGGCTTTCCCCTGCTCGGACTACTACGGAGACTCCGTTGCCGTATCGGATATTCAGGAGCTTTTTCCATAGCCACGCCTGTGGCATTCCGACTTAGGCAATCCCCATTTAGACATATAGCAACTATTGGCACGTTAGATTGTCGGATGCGATGTTCGCCCTTTTCTGCTTATTGCAGTTACGTTGTGGTCTGTTTATGCTATCACTACTACCTGTCATTAGGATATTACCACAAAGTGACGTTGGTAACTGTCTTCCGTCACTGCCTAAGAACTGACCGTTCGGACTGTCGTTCAATCAATCAAGACTTCATCCTTATATCTAACTTTTCAACTCGCCATTCAGTCGCAACACGACAATTAGTTGACTTATGGCTTTTCCGACATGCTACACTCCCCGTCGGGTTTCCCGTTCGGATAAGTCGGCTGTTGATGGGCGTTATAAACACTTGCCCAGTGGTTGCCAAACCACATTCACTATATGCCCTTATGGGCGCACCAAATATTCTTCGAGGCTTACTTCCGTTGCGTACACTGCCGAGTGTGTTCCGCCCAATCCTATCCAAACTTCCTTGTACAAGCGACTGGCATCGTTGTTCATATTGATAGATAGTACCTGTCCTTTCTCTTTGTCCGTAAGTCCGAGCATCGCCTGTATGTCATCGAACTTGTTCATATATTTCCTTTGGTCTAAGAGAATTTTGCAATCGCTGTTGTTGATGATACTTTCCTTTACAATGGGCGACTGGATTATATCATCGACCTCCTGCGTGACGACTATGGCTTCTCCGAAAAATTTGCGGACTGTCTTAAACAAATACTTGATGTATTCCGCCATTCCCTCTTTCGCAATCGCCTTCCACGCTTCCTCAATCAGTATCAGCTTGCGAATACCTTTCAGCCTCCGCATCTTGTTGATGAACACCTCCATAATGATGATGGTCACAATGGGAAACAGGATTTTGTGGTCTTTAATCGCATCAATTTCAAACACGATAAATCGCTTGGATAACAGGTCTAATTGCTTGTCGGAGTTCAACAAATAATCATACTCTCCGCCACGATAGTAAGGCTCTAAAACGTTCAGGAAATTGGCAATATCAAAGTCTTTTTCCCTGACTTGTTTTTCCTCTAAAACCTTGCGGTAATCGCCTTTTACATACTCGTAGAAACCATTAAATGACGGGTAGGTATCGTCTTGTTTGATACGTTCGATGTAACCCGAAACGGCATTGGAAAGTGCCACTTCTTCAGACCTTGTAGGCGGTTCATCGTCCCGTTTCCAAAGCGTGAGTATCAAAGTTTTGATACTTTCCCTTTTCTCAATATCAAACACACCGTCGTCGGTGTAGAAAGGATTAAAGGCAATCGGATTATCCTCGGTATAAGTGAAGTAAACACCGTCTTCGCCTTTGGTTTTTCCTTTAATCAGTTCACACAATCCCTGATAAGAGTTACCCGTATCTACCAGCAGAACGTGAGCACCTTGCTCGAAATACTGCCTTACCATATGATTGGTAAAAAAAGATTTTCCCGAACCTGACGGACCAAGAATGAACTTGTTCCGGTTCGTGATAATTCCCCTTTTCATTGGTAAATCGGAAATATCCAAATGGATTGGCTTTCCGGTCAAACGGTCAGCCATTTTTATCCCGAACGGAGAGGGCGAATTGTGGTAGTTGGTTTCTTCCGTGAAGAAACATAGAGCAGGCTCAATAAACGTGTAAAAACTTTCTTCCGCAGGAAAGTCCCCGGCATTACCAGCCATTCCAGCCCAATACAAGGTTGCCACGTCCGTAGTATTGTGGCGAGGCTTACATTCCATTAGTGCTAATGCACTACCGCAATCGTTTTTCAACTGTTTGAGTTCCGCAGGGTCTTCCGACCAAGCCATAATATTAAAGTGTGCTCTAACAGAAGAAAGACCGAACGAATGTGCTTCGTTCAGGTATTTTTCAATCCACTCTTTGTTAATTTGGTTGGCACGGCTGTACCTTGCCAAAGAGTGCATATTACGGGCAGACTTCTCAAACCGTTGTAGGTTGTCCTCGCTGTTATCCAAGAATATGTATTGATTGTAAATGTGGTTACAGCTCAACAACAATCCTACGGGAGCAGCAAAGGACAGACGGCAGTCGCTCCGGTCAGTGGATAGCTTTTCGTATCGGGTATCAGCCGAAACGGTTGCAGGCAAGTCGTCAGTATCGGACAGCGTGTGCAAGGACAATCTTTTGTTCCCTACACGGACTTCTTCAGCACCTAAGCCAATATCCTGCATTGGTGTTCCGGCTTCTCTCGAAAGCGTGAGGTATTGTTCCAGCAATCCCTGTTGCTCGTCCGTTCCGGTTATATCATCTTCTGTCAAACGTCGCAGGGTTATAAAACCGCTATCGTTCACGATACGCTCAAACTGTGCGACCGCTTCCATAAATCGGTGTATTGCTTCCTTATTGATTTCCTTTGGAATAAGCGTACCCTTGCAAAGCGATGAAAAGTTACTTTGCATACGCATTCTGTTTTTGGTCGTCTTCGTCAGGAACAGATAGCAATAATGGTTCAGGAACGGTCGTTCGTTGAAATGGCGTTGATACGACTTTGATAAAAAACTTTGGTCTTCCTGTGCCAAATCGGGAGCATAGCTCTCTTTGATATACCAATCCTGTTTGTGGATTACCGTAAAATCGGGCAAGGTCTTGATTGCCTTATGCCAAGCCGAATGAATGGCTTCATACTCGGCAGAGGCTACGGTAAACAGTTCCGGCAACCGCACCTCAAAGCAGGCGGTAATGTCTGCATCTTTGGATAAGATACAGTTGTTCTCTACTGCCAGCAAAGGGAATTTATTCTCCAATGTGGCTGTCTTGGCTACATTTCTCATACGGCTTTAGGTTTAGGAGTGAATTTT belongs to Chryseobacterium gleum and includes:
- the traN gene encoding conjugative transposon protein TraN, giving the protein MKNLFKTFWAVALTIGFAVQSFAQDSVNIKTPLALGKIEPYKMEVTYDKTSHLIFPTAIRYVDLGSEYLIAGKAEDAENVLRVKAAVRSFETETNFSVITNDGRYYSFDVYYSSYPDALSYDLLTMQKAVDKANGNDVLFEELGNNSPSLAGLLLETIYKKDKRIVKHIGAKSFGIQFILKGIYIHNGKYYFHTELRNKSNVPFDIDFINFKVVDKKVAKRTVVQERALTPLRTYKPLEDGINGKSTEQNVFLLDKFTIADDKVLLIEIFEKNGGRHQTLQVENSDLINARVISDMHLKF
- the traM gene encoding conjugative transposon protein TraM — its product is MKENEKRVSILVEEGDQVGTSNLPEDKKNNKEKLKKPLIFGLMAIVFVGCMYLIFKPSKDKKEIENIGLNDAVPQATGAGMPDNKGKAYELEMLEQKEQEKRNALATLSDYWNTDDKEEPIDEFAQEEESYGYGNGGRSSGRNGGNPALNSYRNMQSTLGSFYQDDNSETMELRRQLDELKEQLAEQNVPKPTTVDDQLALMEKSYQMAAKYLPANTPASSAENAPANGTATGTTGTNQKEHFVAFTPARKNTVSALYREPTDSAFLADWSETRNRGFYTAGAKEQIVQPKNSIRACVHDAQTVVGETGVRLRLLEPAKTPIRTIPQGTIVTANAKFQGGRLQLKITSIELEGNIIPVDITIYDLDGQQGLYVPYSPEMNALTEMAGNMSQTGGTSVMLTQNAGQQVAADLSRGVVQGISGYFAKKVRTPKVTLKAGHQVFLVSKQ
- the traK gene encoding conjugative transposon protein TraK, with product MEFKTLRNIENSFRQIRLYAIVFAVLCIGVVGFAVWKSYSFANEQRQKIYVLDNGKSLMLALSQDASINRPVEAREHVRRFHELFFTLAPDKNAIESNMARAFNLADKSAFDYYKDLSEKGYYSRIISGNVQQRIEVDSVVCNFDNYPYSVRTYAKQFIIRSSNVTRRNLITSCYLVNSVRSDNNPQGFNIEKFAVVENRDIEVIER
- the traJ gene encoding conjugative transposon protein TraJ — translated: MEFQNLHEVLRSLYDEMLPLSADMAAVAKGVAGLGALFYVAIKVWQALSRAEPIDMYPLLRPFALGICIMFFPTIVLGTINAVLSPVVQGTHDILENQVLDLNELQQKKDLLEREAMLRNPETAYLVDNEEFDAKLEELGWSPGDLITMSGMYMDRFAYQTEQAIKNWFRNLLEVLFQAAALVVDTIRTFFLIVLSILGPIAFAISVWDGFQSTLTQWLTRYVSVYLWLPVADLFSSMLAKIQSLIIEKDIQMLADPTYIPDTGNTVYIIFMIIGIVGYFTVPTVTGWVIQAGGAGNFTRNVNQAAMKAGNVASAGAGSAAGNIGGQLLKK
- a CDS encoding DUF4141 domain-containing protein, coding for MAITALMLAVAPSAKAQFVVTDPANLASGILNSANEIVQTSSTVSNVVKNFNEVKKVYEQGKEYYDKLKAVNNLVKDARKVQQTVLLVGDVSEMYVQNFGKMMNDPNFSAQELTAISNGYSALLNESTELLKELKQIVTSTGLSLNDKERMDIIDRVYKEVKEYHSLVRYYTNKNISVSILRAKKQNNTKRVLDLYGTPNQKYW
- a CDS encoding reverse transcriptase domain-containing protein; translation: MNSLIRHSGNTDYKFERLYKVLFNEEMYFIAYQKIYSKVGNMTAGVDGKTIDGMSISRIERLIASLRNETYQPNPSKRTYIPKKNGKKRPLGIPSFDDKLVQEVIRMILEAIYEGSFEHTSHGFRPNRSCHTALLSVQQSFTAVRWFIEGDIKGFFDNINHEILIGILKERIADDRFIRLIRKFLNAGYIEDWVYHKTYSGTPQGGIVSPILANIYLDKLDKYVKDYIKDFDKGKRTTATRQYRLHEQRRYRLAKKLKCETDETVREQMIKDIKELRQERNKYPAYDKMDGSFRKLKYVRYADDFLIGVIGSKEDCKKIKEDIKVYLDEKLKLELSDEKTLVTNAKKPAKFLGFDVSVRNSDESKRDKHGRTVRCFGDKIVLRVTVDVMKKKLLSYNAMKLVNKKGTEVWKPRSRYYMKDLDDLEIISQYNAEIRGFYNYYSIANNSSFVQSFSYILEYSMYKTYALKYQTSISQEKTKRCINGVFSIPYKNRKGDIMYRRFYKEGFKRQKAARGAYVDSLPVTVTITGGRNSLITRLQNQKCELCGANEKLEMHHIRKLKDLKGKQDWEKRMSARRRKTLALCSKCHDKIHAGKLD
- a CDS encoding TraG family conjugative transposon ATPase — protein: MRNVAKTATLENKFPLLAVENNCILSKDADITACFEVRLPELFTVASAEYEAIHSAWHKAIKTLPDFTVIHKQDWYIKESYAPDLAQEDQSFLSKSYQRHFNERPFLNHYCYLFLTKTTKNRMRMQSNFSSLCKGTLIPKEINKEAIHRFMEAVAQFERIVNDSGFITLRRLTEDDITGTDEQQGLLEQYLTLSREAGTPMQDIGLGAEEVRVGNKRLSLHTLSDTDDLPATVSADTRYEKLSTDRSDCRLSFAAPVGLLLSCNHIYNQYIFLDNSEDNLQRFEKSARNMHSLARYSRANQINKEWIEKYLNEAHSFGLSSVRAHFNIMAWSEDPAELKQLKNDCGSALALMECKPRHNTTDVATLYWAGMAGNAGDFPAEESFYTFIEPALCFFTEETNYHNSPSPFGIKMADRLTGKPIHLDISDLPMKRGIITNRNKFILGPSGSGKSFFTNHMVRQYFEQGAHVLLVDTGNSYQGLCELIKGKTKGEDGVYFTYTEDNPIAFNPFYTDDGVFDIEKRESIKTLILTLWKRDDEPPTRSEEVALSNAVSGYIERIKQDDTYPSFNGFYEYVKGDYRKVLEEKQVREKDFDIANFLNVLEPYYRGGEYDYLLNSDKQLDLLSKRFIVFEIDAIKDHKILFPIVTIIIMEVFINKMRRLKGIRKLILIEEAWKAIAKEGMAEYIKYLFKTVRKFFGEAIVVTQEVDDIIQSPIVKESIINNSDCKILLDQRKYMNKFDDIQAMLGLTDKEKGQVLSINMNNDASRLYKEVWIGLGGTHSAVYATEVSLEEYLVRP